The proteins below come from a single Parageobacillus toebii NBRC 107807 genomic window:
- a CDS encoding metal-dependent hydrolase, with protein MKVTYHGHSVVKIETNGKTIFIDPFITGNGATDLKLEDVKADVILLTHGHGDHVGDTVQLAKKNNALVVAPFELATYLGWQGVNTHPMHIGGAHQFDFGKVKLTQAFHGSGYVTEDKQIIYLGMPAGILFTAEGKTIYHAGDTGLFSDMKLIGERNSIDVAFLPIGDNFTMGPEDAAVAAEWLRAKIVVPIHYNTFPVIAQDPHQFVALLPDGVGRVLKPGEGIEL; from the coding sequence ATGAAAGTAACATATCATGGACATTCCGTCGTAAAAATTGAAACAAACGGGAAAACGATTTTTATTGATCCATTTATTACAGGTAACGGCGCGACAGATTTAAAATTGGAAGATGTGAAAGCAGATGTCATTTTGCTTACTCATGGTCATGGCGACCATGTTGGGGATACAGTGCAGCTGGCTAAGAAAAATAACGCGCTCGTCGTTGCTCCTTTTGAATTAGCTACATATTTAGGATGGCAAGGAGTAAATACCCACCCGATGCATATCGGGGGAGCGCATCAATTTGATTTTGGAAAAGTGAAATTAACGCAAGCGTTCCATGGTTCCGGTTATGTGACAGAGGACAAGCAAATTATTTATTTGGGTATGCCGGCTGGAATTTTATTCACCGCCGAAGGCAAAACGATTTATCACGCTGGAGATACGGGGTTGTTTTCGGATATGAAACTGATCGGTGAGCGCAATTCTATTGATGTCGCATTTTTGCCGATCGGAGATAATTTCACAATGGGGCCGGAAGATGCTGCGGTTGCGGCGGAATGGCTTCGCGCGAAAATAGTCGTGCCGATTCACTACAATACGTTCCCGGTCATCGCCCAAGATCCTCACCAATTTGTTGCGCTGCTTCCCGATGGCGTAGGACGTGTATTAAAACCAGGAGAAGGTATTGAATTATAA